From the genome of Silurus meridionalis isolate SWU-2019-XX chromosome 12, ASM1480568v1, whole genome shotgun sequence, one region includes:
- the tsr1 gene encoding LOW QUALITY PROTEIN: pre-rRNA-processing protein TSR1 homolog (The sequence of the model RefSeq protein was modified relative to this genomic sequence to represent the inferred CDS: inserted 2 bases in 1 codon) produces the protein MAAGKEQQEAHRPGVYKQKNKQHKHGKHRTKGEIGRENKGRVAVVTLTKKQRRELSKIDRRHKANQLRRNKKDSVLSEKRRLGSRDGPPHLVAVIGLHSQVDTTAVAKLLKAEGIGGVLHEHQGVTVERDSFGLVLPRFKQRFTFYRPDTADLHSLLDVAKVADSLVFVLESTEGWDSYGDYCLSCLFAQGLPSHALVCPGFADLAVKKQTGSRRALSRLVEARFPDARLFPMDTDQDAVLLLRHLGAQKQRRLAFRSRRSHMLVERASYIPSNMQEGTIMPPTGLGTLRVSGYIRGSPLQVNRLVHIAGHGDFQLSQIDAPTDPMPIVTGSQRPVKPAKGQDVEMMDRGAGDGNGAGEEVRVLMKSDPSQREGLQTEAEIDPMDGEQTWPTESELLEAEEARKSRRVMKVPKGTSDYQATWIVDDEEENEDEEEEDDLDSCDDEDDDEMMEDDAENESQVSEDVHDIGSDNEDEEEEEISSAGRVGAEEKYDEDIDKAEEEDGLRQYREARSHEMFPDEVDTPLDVPARTRFQRYRGLKSFRSSPWDPMENLPLNYSRIFQFQNFERTRRRVLAEAASQEEGAMVGWYVTLHIEDVPVSVIENFQAGKPLVLVSLLPHEQKMSVMHVLVRRQPSFTEPIASKEELVFQCGFRRFRASPIFSQHTIGDKHKMERFLRADAPTVVSIYAPITFPTAGVLLFKQRANGMHDLVATGSLLSCDPQRVVLKRIVLSGHPFKINPRSAVVRYMFFNRDDILWFKPVELRTKWGRRGHIKEALGTHGHMKCVFDNQLRSQDTVLMSLYXRVYPRWTYDPYVPHPVPWVKNEEPEDLHDIDME, from the exons ATGGCTGCTGGTAAAGAGCAGCAAGAGGCTCATCGCCCTGGCGTTTACAAGCAGAAAAATAAGCAGCACAAGCATGGAAAGCATCGAACGAAGGGAGAGATCGGGCGTGAAAACAAGG GTAGAGTTGCTGTGGTGACACTCACCAAAAAACAACGGCGAGAGCTGAGTAAGATTGACAGGCGACACAAAGCCAATCAGCTTCGTCGCAACAAGAAGGACTCA GTGCTGTCGGAGAAGCGCCGCCTGGGCAGCAGAGATGGGCCACCTCACCTGGTGGCTGTGATTGGACTGCATTCACAGGTGGACACCACTGCAGTGGCCAAGCTTTTGAAAGCAGAAGGAATTGGAGGAGTGCTACATGAACACCAAGGAGTCACTGTGGAACGGGACAGCTTTGGCCTTGTCCTGCCACGTTTTAAACAGAGATTCACTTTCTACAGACCTGATACAG CTGACCTACACTCGCTCTTAGACGTGGCCAAAGTGGCAGACAGTTTAGTGTTTGTGCTTGAGTCCACAGAGGGTTGGGACAGTTATGGAGATTACTGTCTTTCTTGTCTTTTTGCGCAAGGATTACCAAGTCATG CTTTGGTGTGTCCTGGATTTGCTGACCTGGCAGTGAAGAAGCAGACTGGATCTCGTCGTGCACTGTCACGCTTGGTAGAGGCTCGTTTCCCAGATGCACGTCTCTTCCCCATGGACACAGATCAGGATGCAGTGCTGCTGCTCCGCCACCTGGGGGCACAGAAACAGAGGCGACTGGCCTTTCGTTCAAGACGCTCACACATGCTAGTTGAACGTGCCTCTTACATTCCCAGCAATATGCAAGAAGGCACAATAATGCCACCTACAGGACTAGGCACTCTGCGGGTATCAGGATATATCCGAGGCAGCCCCCTCCAGGTGAACAGGCTCGTACATATTGCAGGCCATGGGGACTTTCAGCTCAGTCAGATAGATGCACCCACAGACCCAATGCCAATTGTCACAGGTTCACAACGGCCTGTAAAACCAGCCAAAGGACAAgatgtggagatgatg GACAGGGGTGCTGGAGATGGGAATGGAGCTGGAGAAGAGGTGCGTGTGTTAATGAAGTCTGACCCCTCTCAAAGAGAGGGTCTGCAAACAGAAGCTGAGATTGATCCTATGGATGGAGAACAGACTTGGCCTACTGAATCTGAGCTTCTGGAGGCTGAAG AAGCCAGGAAGAGCCGAAGAGTTATGAAGGTGCCAAAGGGCACTTCTGACTATCAGGCCACATGGATTGTGGATGATGAGGAAGAGaatgaagatgaggaggaggaggatgatctGGACAGCTGCGACGATGAAGACGACGATGAGATGATGGAAGATGATGCTGAAAATGAGTCTCAG GTTAGTGAGGATGTTCATGACATTGGAAGTGAtaatgaggatgaagaggaggaggaaataAGCTCTGCAGGCCGCGTTGGAGCCGAGGAGAAGTACGACGAAGACATTGATAAGGCCGAGGAGGAAGACGGGCTAAGGCAATATCGTGAAGCTCGATCACACGAAATGTTTCCTGATGAAGTAGACACACCATTGGACGTTCCTGCTAGGACAAG ATTTCAGAGGTACAGAGGTCTGAAGAGTTTCCGCTCATCTCCGTGGGACCCCATGGAGAACCTGCCTCTCAACTACTCACGCATCTTCCAGTTCCAGAACTTTGAGCGCACACGTCGCCGCGTCCTGGCCGAGGCAGCCTCTCAGGAGGAAGGGGCCATg GTTGGCTGGTACGTGACGCTGCACATTGAGGACGTGCCCGTCTCAGTGATTGAGAACTTTCAGGCAGGCAAACCCCTGGTGCTGGTCTCCCTTCTCCCACATGAACAAAAG ATGTCAGTGATGCATGTGCTGGTAAGACGGCAGCCCAGTTTCACCGAGCCAATTGCATCCAAAGAGGAGCTGGTGTTCCAGTGTGGCTTCAGACGCTTCCGAGCTTCTCCCATCTTCTCTCAGCACACAATTG GCGACAAGCATAAGATGGAGCGGTTTCTACGCGCTGATGCTCCTACGGTTGTGTCCATTTACGCTCCAATCACCTTTCCAACTGCCGGAGTCTTGCTTTTCAAACAGAGGGCAAATG GAATGCATGACCTGGTGGCCACGGGCAGCCTCCTGAGCTGTGACCCTCAGCGTGTGGTGCTGAAGAGGATCGTGTTGAGCGGACACCCCTTCAAGATTAACCCTCGTTCTGCTGTTGTCCGCTACATGTTTTTCAACAGGG ATGATATTCTGTGGTTTAAGCCAGTAGAGTTGCGCACGAAGTGGGGCCGGAGAGGACACATCAAGGAAGCATTGG GTACACACGGTCACATGAAATGCGTGTTTGACAATCAGCTGCGTTCTCAGGACACGGTGCTGATGAGCCTGTA AAGAGTGTATCCTCGCTGGACATATGACCCCTATGTGCCTCATCCTGTGCCCTGGGTGAAGAATGAGGAGCCAGAAGATCTCCATGATATTGATATGGAGTAG